tttctccaatttgtccacatctttcctgaaatgtggcgcccagagcTGAACACAGTATCTAGTTGAGGGCATATCAATGTGGAGTAAAGCggcagaattacttctcgtgtcttgcttacaccaCTCTGGCTAATACATCCCGGAATAATGTTTGATTTTTTGGCAacggtgtaacactgttgactcatatttagcttgtgatccactctgccccccagacccttttccgcagttctcctttctaggcagtcatttcccagtttgtaCGTTGTAcgactgattgttccttcctatgtggagtactttgcatttgtccttattgaatttcatcctgtttacttcagaccatttctccagtttgtccagatcattctgaattctaattctatcctccaaagcacttgcaacccctcccagcttggtatcatccaaaaactttataagtgtgctctctgCCCCATTATCTGAATcattgaagatattgaacagaaccggacagAACCctaacccagaactgatccctgtgggacccccactcgttatgcccttccagcatgactgtgaaccactgataactactctctgggaacgattttccaaccagttctgcacccaccttatggtagctcagggtggataaaaatcaattatttaaaaaaaatcagattttttttatttaaatcagatttttttgataaaatgctttttgaggaaaaatccTACCTaatgatagttttaattaagatatattatagcgcaaagatatctcatcatggaatagggattataaattctaatcctatagtatgagacaatatatttatgtcatgtttaagaaaagttttgtaaatgagttccagtagttcatggattagggacacaatcttatggggttccaggggcttctgtatagattatttaggttaatcttgcTATCTACCccctgggactcagtgctcagtctagaagataccatcagagatccttagttttgcagttctcaaaatttggatttgtctctccagagataacatgcttgaatagatctggacaaggagaagaagtctggagataaacgtgagaagggaggggcaggcaatagaaacaaaagtgaaactgtttgagcagcatattccagaagtcttgaggtctttctgagtgtagccttcattgatttgagatctaccataccattctctcacttgaagggaaaacctataatggcagcaggccataaaagagacccagtttgggaatattttagtgaagttcctctacctgtgggtaggACAgacatgcgtgcaaaatgcaaacagtgcaacaaagaaatgcaaggcctggttgaccaaatgaaacatcatgagaagtgttccctctcaggaggaagctgccttgaagatgatgaaagcaaCATgcctgaacatgcaggatcttgaggttggtaaacttttttatttcatacttctttcttaaggactgcctgtcttccttctggactattcttgaattctcatgtttgagcaaaaaatatagttgctACTCtctggtactatcattttagatgcagttgtgataaaaaataaatagctgaaataggcagatcttccttttacagatCTTccttcacctttaaagtagtactgagtgtcagtgaatgcaatgagtaatactaaatgagcagtatggtaataattaaataactgcattgccTTATTTCATTTAGGAGAAtgcatcctcaacatacaggattctgaagactatccaccttcaagatcaccatcattttctatagtttcagagttatctgccaatgatagtgtttcagtcacataaTGTATGTTACATAGCCACAGTAGATCACCtgtaggaaaaagaaaaaaaaaactccattacccagaaacaaccatagataagtttgtgataagaaccggCAGATTACAagaagaggtaattgatgaaaaaaatgctcggtttgtttatgcaacagactctcctttccgtatgattgagaaccaaCACTTCATTAAcgtggttcagtcattaagaccaggatacagtccacccaacagagcagatgttgcaggcaaattgctcGATAaaatgtatgaaagagaaattgagcagtgtgcaagaCGTCTAgggggtgaaattgttaacctgaatctcaatgggtggagcaatgtccacaatgatcctgttatATGatcttgtgtgacaacagaagaaaggaatgtcttccttacagaaacaatggatacatcaggaaatgcacacacagcagaatatgtacaagaagtagcagtaaaagctataacaaactgtgaaaaaaaattcaaatgtctagaagcagtttggtcacagacaatgctgctaatgtatccaagatgagaagaaattatttagaagagagtcccaaattaataacatatggttgcagtgctcatttgatgcacctcctagccaaagacatcattgttccagaaataaaggctaatgttgaaatTCCAAAATACTTCcctaacaaccactttgcagcagctgctctgaaaaaagtgggaggagccGAGCTAACTCTCCCACACGACATgggatggaactcagtagtggactgttttgagcactagatcaagaactggcctaatcagatgacagtttgtgaacaaaatcatgaGAAAATAAATGGCACCGTCACAGCCAaagtttggaaggaactgagtgagaccttaaaaagagaaatatgcaatgacagacttaaattacaagcattaaaaaaacccaaatggaCAGGCACTATCTCccgctcattttcttgcaaatattctcaatactcggtaccaggctcaaaccttaactgctgaagaagaggagttgactatgacatggacatgcagcaatcatccctccataatgccaactagaataaacttcagagctaagggggaaccattcaagaaatacatGTTTGCTGATTTTGtcaagaaagtcacaccagtgaaccaGTGGAAGTCACTTAAATTCTTGGATTCGGAGACTGCTGAAgtaataatctcacttttaacagcagtagcttcttcttcTTCTGTCGGTGTAGAAAGACTATTTTCTTCATTtgaactaattcattccaaattgagataATGTTTGGAACCTGACAAAGCAGGAaagcttatttttcttttccagaatatgaaaaagcaggaaaatgaaggttaagacgactgagttagctacAGAAGCCAGTATTTTAAGTTTTCATGTTGACCTGgtaatgagcagtatggtaataattaaataactgcattgccTTATTTCATTTAGGAGAAtgcatcctcaacatacaggattctgaagactatccacccagtcgatttaatttttgttggttttaattttttttttgaaacaattttaacaaaaacaaacctgattttaaaaaacgtgAACGTTTaactacatttaaaaattcatatgcttgttttgttaaaatattatgtttgctgttgaagagaaaaatccagaatacataacattgttgttttagttaaatacaacaatttaaatgtctgtctggtgatgttttcCTCCTAATATAGCATAGCAAGAaattcctccaaatattaatgattaatttgttgaattggagatagttcacattccaatgacttcataactatctgcttcaattacctttggtaaacgAAATAactaatcattcattttctgatataactgtaaaactaatctgaaaagttttcaaaataaatcactgtttaaaaatgtgtagtgtgtaccttctaaaaatgaaacctacatctatctccaagttgtgaagaatatgtatttagGTTATAACACCCAACAAGAAtggacttttatgtagaaatctatGATTtaagtcaggaagacttgatttaaaccatgaattaaatcatgatttaaatcaatttgatatAAATCAAATCCAACCTGTCCCCccatagagccctgcacagagaacACACAaccccgcacacacacccctgcacagaCACCAATCCCTCCCACACAGAGCCCTGCACAGAGAGCACCCAACCCCCCATCATACACACCCCTGCACAGACAccgatcccccctcccccacagagccctgCACAGAGAGCACCCAACCCCCCATCATACACACCCTGCACAGACACCGaccccccccacagacagagcagcCATACACCCCCTGCACAGACAccgatcccccctcccccacagagcagCCATACACCCCCTGCACAGACAccgatccccccacccccacagagcaGCCATACACCCCCTGCACAGACACcgatcccctcccccagacagAGCAGCCATACACCCCCTGCACAGACCCAGCTCAcacactccccccagccctgcacagacacaggacaccccctcccccaccagcgcaCCGTACCAGCTGTcccggagctggctgggggcggggccgatCCCGCGGGCTGCAGCGCTGCACCCCCGGTGCAATGAGTTGACCGACGGGGGGACGGACCGGGCTAGCTGCAGCGAGCCgccctggagggggctgggggccgctGGGCTGCGCGCCCCGCCCcgcttccgccccccccccgcgctcagCCCGGCCCCCGCAGGACCCGCCTTTACCGAGCTCCAGTCACAGCCCGCGCCCTCCACCCCGCTCGGCTCCAGCCTGGCCTCGGCTGTTTACCAGGGGCCTCGCCCGCGGGCCGCGGCGCTGCAGCGCGGGGACCCCTAGCGGCCGCCGGGGGCACTGCCGGGGCAGGGCTCGGGCCTCTCCCCGCGGGGCTGGCTGCGCTGgcggggccctgccccactcctgaaCCTCCCCCTTGCCCCCCATCATCGTCTGGCCAGGCCCAGCGCCTCTGGAAAGTCACTGCTAGTTACAGATCTCAGGGCAAGAGCCCGGGACTGGCCTGCACTGCAAAGCCAGCGGCCTCATTAACGGCCTGTTGATGCCAATACTCCACTACAGAGCAGCGTGTGCCCGGTGGGACGTGACAAACTGCCACCCCACGTAGCATCATGGACCATTAGGGctggaggagacctcaggaggtcatcatcTAGCCCTAGGTCTCACGGGCCTCCTGCCTTTTGGATACGGCCTGAGCCCTTTGCAGAGGCACCCAAGGGAATTAAATTATCTGGGCAAGATCACTCCCTTAGGGACCTTTGAAAAGCCCGGCTTGGAAGACTTTCGGGGTTGTGAAAAATGCCTGTATATTTAGGTTGTAAATCCGCGACCCTGTGTTCAAATCACTCCACATTTCCCAGGAAAATTCCAGTCTAGATCCAGTCTTGAGGCTGAGCTGGGCTTTTTTGtttccagccctacgtttctatgattctacgtaGCTTTATAATGTTTCTGAAGTAATATGATAAAACAGCCGTATGGCGGGCTAACATCAGATGCACATCTGGGGGCTGTTGTACTAATGGCTTAATAGCTTGTCCGTGGTCAGTATCTAGACACACCCACACATATATAAACACTGTTCTCCCAAGAGCAGgaatgtttacatttacaggagataatatatatggagatatacctatctcatggaactggaagggaccctgaagggtcattgagtccagccccccaccttcactagcaagaccaagtactgatttttgccccagatccatcagtgaccctcaaggattgaacttacaaccctgggtttagcaggccaaggctagCCTTGTTCATCTGACCAAACCCCAGCCCAAGATCTGGTCTCATTCATTCAAAGTCCAGTGAAAGTATCTGCGGGACACAGGCGTCTCCTTTCTGGCTTTTCCAaaattgctgactcatgttgctggcagctgctgctacaTTCCGTTCCACTCCACTtcacagatacagactaacagggcggCTACTCTGAATCCACTTCAGTGGAACGTGACCACATCTCTGCACAGCCCAGCGAGCTGGGTCTTTAGGTGCTTGGGGATTTTTAGGGAGAGTAAGGGGGCTAATTAAATGGAAGATCATGAATTTATTGATAGCCAGTCTGGATGTGTGCATTACTAAGGGGAGCAGTGAATGAAAAGAGGAATCCCCAGGCTTAGCACACTAACCCCAGACTGGTCTATCTGGAATTCCAGGAGTGGAAGAAGCTGTGAAAGGGGAGAAATTCTGGGTCCGAGTCTCTGCAGCTGGTTGTAACCGACTGTGCTGACTCCGCCTCAGAGGAGCCCAGGACTCACTCCCCAGGGCCTCACAGAAAGATGGGGGAGAAACAGCAGTAGGAGCAGCCCCTGAAAGGCAATGGAAACCCAGACGGGTCAGGAGAAGTGTCCAGTGAAGGGAGACTACAAGAGGATCTGGAAAAGCAAAGACCCAGAGACAGGCCTGTGTGAGGCTGACCCATTATGGAGCTACAGCAATCGCTCAAAAGGTCAATTTGCAGTTGAATTCGGATTTCATTGTTAGCCTGATTTACTCTCCCtttcagggccgtccttagggtttatggtgcccctatgcccaagGTTcgcatgtgtattttagataaggggggGGTCTTTTGAAGGATGTATATAAAAAACGATATGGCTGAAAATCCAAGCATTtaaaggctaaagatgaatactcagattgcacatctaaaaatctatgcaaggattttttagagaagtgattttatttttcGGAGGAGGAGGGGCTCCatctctgccccaaggccccacccttgctccacctcttcccatcccagcccccagtgccctaCCTTCACTCCACCTCTTTTCTTTGTAGTTTTTCACTGTAAGAATCAATGCTTGCTTATAAAGGGCTGTGGAGTAATTTATAACTGCTGGCAATAACAGCTGTTCCTAGCCTCTGGAGAGACACCGAGGTGCGGACACTAGCCTGTTTAGGCcgtctggcttgctgggggaaTGTTACACTgtaaggcagggaactgtggagcctggaaaaaccctggtcgggagggagagagacgtggggctctgcccaagagaggtgatggctgaggagccaggagcctagaACGCGTGTCCTCGAGGAACCACAGAGGAGGAATATAGCTGCAGTTGCCCTGGACTGTGACAGTCCCATCTTCCCAAAGCAGAGGAGAATAAGGCCACATGATTCTTTATTTGGCCAGGGGGAAAAATCCAGACTCTCACTTTCCACGTAACGGCCTTACAGGGGAGGAGGAAGGTTTGCAAAGGAAGCAGATCGGTAGCACGTAATCCTGTGGAGCTGGCAGAGAACCAAGGAAAACAGAgactggggtggagggaagaatgccgggggattaaaaaaaacaacaaccctggaACTACAGGAGAAAGAAAACCAGACAAAAATCAAACATGAGcacatcatttttttaaaaattttttttaaatgcatcagATTAAGTGGGTTccagcccatgaaagtttatacCTAAAgaaacgtgttagtctctaaggtgccacaagagaGGGGcaaggttgcaaggttattttagggggttcgaggtattgccacccttacttcagtgctgctgccttcacagctgggtggccagagagtgaatttggtagggccctaacccTAGTGGGGGTCAGGTGTGGCACAGTCAAATATAGTGATTGTACCCTCTGAAGGATAAACAGCAGCAACTTTTCTTTAGTCACATTGATGGATTTAAAGTGCAGGGTCCCAGCAGCTGGATCACAGGCACTGACTCTTGTTTCTCCCAGTGGGGGCTTCACCCCTGCTCCACTCtccctccacctcttccctcccccgaGGTCCCTCCCGCCACttgctcctccactgagcacctCCTGCTAGCCGCTTGCGGATccgcagccagccctgcaggttCCGGAACAGTTGAGGAAAAAGCAGATGCTGAGAGGCTCTGGACCACCTTCACTTGCACAGAAACAAGATACAGCACGTCACtagcacccccactcccctgctgccTCAAATACGTTGAGTAGAAAAGTCGGGGCGGGGGTTGCGTGTGTCCCTGTGCATACAGTAGCACTTCAGCTGAGCTCTGACATCTCCGCTTGCCCTTGCGCaccattctcctttctcagcGTAAGTCCGGCAGGCTTGCTGCAGATCCAGTATCGCACCGTGTCGCACCAAGAAGAGGTGACGGCTTCATCGTTCAGATACGCGCACTCACCCTGTGCTCTGACTTCGAACCTGCATTGCAAGCACCACGGAATTAAAGTCAAGGCTTCATATTCTATGCAGCACGGCGGACAGAAAGCAAGCGGCTAGGGCCTCTACGTTATGAACACCGTCCCCTTTCACTTTTGTGTAGTCCAGTTAGTCCAACATGCCTGGCTATGGTTCACATTCAACGCTGCTCTCCAATTTTTAATTGCACTGTGATGCACCATTTTGGTGCAAAGTTCCAAACACAATTGCATCACAGAAGTTGTCAAGGGAAACTGGGAAGCAGCTAGGATAGGAACAGCTGGGGCTTTTCTTATCTAGGAAAATACTGAGTTTTGGGACCCAGCGAGCAGTTGAAATGTTTGTCACCAGGAAGGGGATGCATCACCTTTGTCTCTCCCCATTTTGGGGACATGAAGGAGAGGACTAaatttggggaagggggttgatTTTTTCTTGCACAACGCCAGCAATCCTTGATAGCAACAATCTGCGCCAGGATCTGGGACTTCATCCAGTGGCGATGGGGAAGTTTGCTGGCTTGATGCTTCTGTTAAGATGGTCAGCAGCAAAACAGTTACGTGTGGATGTTGAAAACGGCCTTAGTAGGGTTGGGTTAAGTCCAGCTTGAATCAGCTGAGCTATTAAGGCTCGTCTCAGAGTTATCACAACAGCAATTCTCTCCATTTCCTCAGGGATACGTTTTACTACTCAAAGCAGTTCAACATCAAGCGAAGAACTAAACCGGGCCCTGCCTCCAGCAAGCACCTACCTGCTCCCGCCAGCTCTCAGCGGAGCAGTTTGCTGGCCTTTAAATTAAGCCTGCAAGTCACCTGATCCTCTCTTGTGATCCCTGGCCTCAGCCCCATCAGCTGGGAGGCAGCTAACGAGTCACATTTGTGGCTAAGCCAATTTCCCTGATAGCCCCCCCTCCGTCCCCATTGACAAGGAAGAGAACTCACCAGTGATTGAATTCGGTGCCGTTGGTCCATTTCCACACCTGGCCCGGTTCCCTCCGGAGGCCGATCCAGTGCTCAGAGAGGTCTTTATGGCGCTTAATGAAAGCCTTTCCAAAAGGGGAAGTGACAGACATTATTCACCACAACCTGCATTCGAGTCTCTCTGTGCTGCTGACGGGGCCCAGTGCAGTTTGCAGCGCTGTTCTAGCTGCCAGCGACGCCAAAGCCTCCTCGTTAAGGCTGGGGCCTTACCAAAGCCACGGCcgtgaaaaacgcatcacggaccatgaaatcagtCCTCCTCCGTGAAATCTAgctatgtggggggaggggcaggtccgGGGGCGCCCAAGCTGGGGGCTACTACCATGTCCCCatctccagctgctagtccccgggatggggagggacaggacttacTCCTCCCTTGCACAGCGGCTCTCAGGGGAGATCAGACTCCCTCTGGGTACCTCCTCCAGGGCTGGGTGGAAGCTCCAGGGCTTCCTGCAGCCGTAAGAGGTTGCCAGAGGTGGAGGTAGAGGTGGATCTGAtctcccctgtgctgctgggagcgccctgcagccggggcaggtaCCCAGAGGTAGGTCTGAACTCCCCTCTCaactcctgcctgcaagcagctgtgcaggggaagagcacgtcctgtccctccccagcccacccggggctaggagctgggctgggggagttaTGGGGGAGATCAAACCCACCTCCACCTCTGCGGGGGGTGACGGGGGGGTACGGTCAGGAGTAAGGCAGGGGAacaaccctcaaaagtttggggaccactgctctaaagtcGGAAAGGGTCTCCCACCATTTCCTGAGGGGTGTcgatcccagccagggaggcgcCGAAGGAGGAGCAGTTGCTCTGGCTGTTGTTCCAGTCCCCTTCGGCCTCGGAGAAGTAGTAGCATTTCCCTCCGTACCCGACCCAGCCGTCCGGGCAGCAGCCGGCAGCGGCTGGAGGATCTGGACCAGCTGAAGGTGGGTTAGACGATTTTCCTACTGAAACTGAGAAAGTCAAACAGGGTCAAAGATTCGCTCCCTCtctgtatgggggaggggaggggtaagGGGCAATAAATGTTCTCAGAACCAGAGACCCCCATTAAACCAAGGATAGTGCAGCTGCTGctccgggcctcagtttccctctccaaGGTcggcctcctcagcttcccagccactgctctgtgctgcagATGGAGCTTCACCCTCCGTTCAAGTCCACGACAAACGTATCCCCCCTTCCAGGTTGCCAAGGGTCCAAATTAAGAAGACCCAAACAAACGAAGAAAGGTCCCGCCGAACCTCAGGACTTCCCTTCAGCTCAGCCTCTGGGCCCAGTTCCCAGGACTTTTCCTTACAGATCCTTGCTCAAGGCCTTCCTAAGGGAGCCTGCCTGGTCCCCGTGTTCCCGCTCTCAGTCCCTTTATAAGGCCCAGGTGATCAAGCTCTCACTTGACCCTCCTTAGTCTCCCTACCTCTGGCTAGGAAGCAACTAATTAACCATGGCGCCGGTGGGGCTGGCCCCATCTCCCCTTAAAGGGACCAGTTGCCCCGTGACACGTTGATGCCATTTCATGTTACTGATTGTCACAGCGATTCCAGACCCTGTTTATGGTAAATCTCTGCCCCCCATctaccataggcaccgacttcctgcattcccggggagggggggtgctcgacctccactctgccccaggccctgcccccacttcaccccctcccaagcctccacccctcctcttcctgccccatctcttcctgcccccgccccagcacctcctgcatgcctcCGAACAGCTGATCGTGGGAGGCGCTGGAAGGGGCGGGAGCAGCTGATCCGCGGGGCCCACTGACAGGTAGGAGGCACTGTGGAGGGGGGGCATCAATCTGTGGGGCTGCcggtaggtgctgagcacccactatttttttttccgtAGGTGCCCCATCCCCGGACAGGAAAGGGCGCACAGGAAGTTTCTGCACCGAAACCAGCACCTTAACccttggaccatccttcctcccatgAAAGCCCCTCAGAAATGGTAACTGGCTGTTCCACTCTCCAGAGCCTGCCTTCAGCACAACCTAGGAGACTCAAATGAGCGGGCATGACCGACAGTCGACTGTACCATCAATATAAACAGAGGCGAATCAGTGTCAGCAGCACTTTAGCTCACTTGACTTTTCAAGGTGATGCGTCCTGGCTGAGACCAACCTCTGACAGGCTCCTGGAACTGTCTATACAAAAGGTGGAGAGAATAAAAAAGGGGAGATTTCTTTTCTCCCCTCGGGTGGCAGAAAAAGGGGGCTACACAGTAAAACTAGCTGAAAACCCTCAATGAAATGCAACCCTTTCACTGCAGTAGAGGAGGTACAGGGATGGTTCCACCGATGGATAACACTAGACAGCTGATTTAAAGAGCCAGTGATGAAGTAGTAAGAGGAAGGAGCGGAAGCTGGAGGCCGGGGAGGTGTGAATATGTGACTGTGACAGCTCCAAGGCAAACCAGGAAGCGCAGAGACTGAGGGCTAGGAACTTACCAGCCAGAACAATGATGATAATGATCAAAACTATGAAGACTCCAGCTACGAGAGTC
The sequence above is a segment of the Mauremys mutica isolate MM-2020 ecotype Southern chromosome 12, ASM2049712v1, whole genome shotgun sequence genome. Coding sequences within it:
- the LOC123346612 gene encoding early activation antigen CD69-like, with product MGKLSPYTLRCECYSCNRKFQTLVAGVFIVLIIIIIVLAVSVGKSSNPPSAGPDPPAAAGCCPDGWVGYGGKCYYFSEAEGDWNNSQSNCSSFGASLAGIDTPQEMAFIKRHKDLSEHWIGLRREPGQVWKWTNGTEFNHWFEVRAQGECAYLNDEAVTSSWCDTVRYWICSKPAGLTLRKENGAQGQAEMSELS